In Cottoperca gobio chromosome 1, fCotGob3.1, whole genome shotgun sequence, a genomic segment contains:
- the pmm2 gene encoding phosphomannomutase 2 isoform X1, whose translation MSEAAVDPSTLCLFDVDGTLTAARKHVTPHMSAFLEKLKTLVGVGVVGGSDLSKIKEQLGDDVIQKMDYVFAENGLVAYKNGQLLCVQSIQAHMGEELLQDFINFCLNYMAKIKLPKKRGTFIEFRNGMLNVSPIGRSCTQEERKEFYELDQKEKIREKFVSILKEEFKGKGLSFSIGGQISFDVFPDGWDKRFCLRFVEKDNYSTIHFFGDKIKPGGNDYEIYCDPRTIGHEVSSPEETQQLCQQLFFS comes from the exons ATGAGTGAAGCCGCTGTGGACCCGAGCACGCTCTGCCTCTTCGATGTTGACGGCACGCTCACGGCCGCGAGAAAg cacGTGACTCCACACATGTCAGCGTTCCTTGAGAAGCTAAAGACTCTGGTTGGAGTCGGAGTGGTAGGAGGGTCGGACCTCAGTAAAATCAAAGAGCAGCTTGGAGATGATG TGATCCAGAAAATGGACTACGTGTTTGCTGAGAATGGTCTTGTGGCCTATAAGAATGGACAGTTGCTCTGTGTCCAG TCTATCCAGGCACATATGGGAGAAGAGCTACTTCAAGATTTCATTAACTTCTGTCTCAACTACATGGCCAAGATCAAACTGCCTAAGAAGAG GGGGACATTCATTGAATTCCGTAACGGCATGTTGAACGTCTCCCCTATTGGGCGCAGCTGtacacaggaagagagaaaggagtTCTACGAGCTAGATCAG AAAGAGAAAATCCGAGAGAAGTTTGTGTCTATATTAAAAGAAGAGTTCAAAGGAAAAGGATTGTCCTTTTCCATCG gagggCAGATCAGCTTTGATGTGTTTCCTGATGGTTGGGATAAGAGATTCTGTCTGAGGTTTGTTGAGAAGGACAACTACTCCACCATTCACTTCTTTGGGGACAAGATCAAACCT ggAGGAAACGACTACGAGATCTACTGCGACCCTCGGACCATCGGCCACGAAGTGTCCAGTCCAGAGGAAACTCAACAACTTTGCCAGCAGCTTTTCTTCTCATGA
- the pmm2 gene encoding phosphomannomutase 2 isoform X2, giving the protein MSEAAVDPSTLCLFDVDGTLTAARKHVTPHMSAFLEKLKTLVGVGVVGGSDLSKIKEQLGDDVIQKMDYVFAENGLVAYKNGQLLCVQSIQAHMGEELLQDFINFCLNYMAKIKLPKKRGTFIEFRNGMLNVSPIGRSCTQEERKEFYELDQKEKIREKFVSILKEEFKGKGLSFSIGRKRLRDLLRPSDHRPRSVQSRGNSTTLPAAFLLMREAAALTVCCIVFTRQRFYLILSSEV; this is encoded by the exons ATGAGTGAAGCCGCTGTGGACCCGAGCACGCTCTGCCTCTTCGATGTTGACGGCACGCTCACGGCCGCGAGAAAg cacGTGACTCCACACATGTCAGCGTTCCTTGAGAAGCTAAAGACTCTGGTTGGAGTCGGAGTGGTAGGAGGGTCGGACCTCAGTAAAATCAAAGAGCAGCTTGGAGATGATG TGATCCAGAAAATGGACTACGTGTTTGCTGAGAATGGTCTTGTGGCCTATAAGAATGGACAGTTGCTCTGTGTCCAG TCTATCCAGGCACATATGGGAGAAGAGCTACTTCAAGATTTCATTAACTTCTGTCTCAACTACATGGCCAAGATCAAACTGCCTAAGAAGAG GGGGACATTCATTGAATTCCGTAACGGCATGTTGAACGTCTCCCCTATTGGGCGCAGCTGtacacaggaagagagaaaggagtTCTACGAGCTAGATCAG AAAGAGAAAATCCGAGAGAAGTTTGTGTCTATATTAAAAGAAGAGTTCAAAGGAAAAGGATTGTCCTTTTCCATCG ggAGGAAACGACTACGAGATCTACTGCGACCCTCGGACCATCGGCCACGAAGTGTCCAGTCCAGAGGAAACTCAACAACTTTGCCAGCAGCTTTTCTTCTCATGAGAGAAGCAGCAGCGCTTACTGTATGCTGCATTGTTTTTACGAGACAGAGGTTTTATTTGATCTTATCTTCAGAGGTTTGA
- the hmgb2a gene encoding high mobility group protein B2a has product MGKDPNKPRGKTSSYAFFVATCREEHKKKHPGTSVGFAEFSKKCSERWKTMSAKEKVKFEDLAKNDKVRYEREMKTYTPPKGAPGKGKKKKDPNAPKRPPSAFFVFCSDHRPRIKEEHPGISIGDIAKKLGEFWSTQTSKDKIPYEARAAKLKEKYEKDVAAYKAKIGSGKSDAGKKSGPGRPTAKKAEPVDDDDDDDDDDDDDDDDDDDED; this is encoded by the exons ATGGGAAAGGACCCAAATAAGCCAAGAGGAAAGACATCCTCCTATGCTTTCTTTGTTGCGACCTGCCGTGAagaacacaaaaagaaacacccagGGACCAGTGTAGGCTTTGCCGAGTTTTCCAAGAAATGCTCTGAGAGATGGAAG ACCATGTCAGCCAAGGAGAAGGTAAAGTTTGAGGATTTGGCTAAGAACGACAAAGTCAGGTATGAGCGAGAGATGAAAACATACACCCCTCCTAAAGGTGCTCCTGGCAagggcaagaagaagaaggacccCAATGCACCCAAAAGGCCACC TTCCGCTTTCTTTGTGTTCTGCTCTGATCACCGTCCCAGAATCAAGGAGGAACATCCTGGTATCTCTATCGGTGACATTGCCAAGAAGCTTGGCGAGTTTTGGTCTACACAGACATCCAAAGACAAGATTCCCTATGAGGCCAGGGCTGCCAAACTGAAGGAAAAATATGAGAAG gATGTTGCTGCCTACAAAGCCAAGATTGGCTCAGGAAAGAGTGACGCTGGTAAGAAGAGTGGCCCAGGCAGGCCCACTGCCAAGAAAGCAGAACCCGTTGACGACGACgatgacgacgacgacgacgatgacgacgacgacgacgacgatgatgatgagGACTAA